The following are from one region of the Chanos chanos chromosome 10, fChaCha1.1, whole genome shotgun sequence genome:
- the map4k3b gene encoding mitogen-activated protein kinase kinase kinase kinase 3 isoform X2, whose protein sequence is MMNSNLDLSRRNPQEDFELIQRIGSGTYGDVYKARNVNTGELAAIKVIKLEPGEDFAVVQQEIIMMKDCKHSNIVAYFGSYLRRDKLWISMEYCGGGSLQDIYHVTGPLLESQIAYVCRETLQGLYYLHNKNKMHRDIKGANILLTDNGYVKLADFGVSAQISQTLAKRKSFIGTPYWMAPEVAAVERKGGYNQLCDIWAVGITAIELAELQPPMFDLHPMRALFLMSKSNFQPPKLKDKVKWTNNFHHFVKVALTKNPKKRPTADRLLQHPFVSQPLSRTLAIELLDKASNPDHTPFSDLDDEDPDLESPVSVPHRIRSTSRSSRDGKTLSEINFGQVKFDPPMRKETEPHHEQELQLEPQSLLNDHKSLLKSVEEELNQRGHVTHLEDDDDDDDCGGGGGGDEAVHRKTSTMRPKVPPPLPPKPKCLSPVQNGPEEHSSSHGTIKRCPSTPNPTPSARPSSCVPPRPPPPRLPPHRRSSLGSGVSPVQQNGERERQSTLPTIPIRKNKDIPKPISNGLPPTPKVHMGACFAKVFNGCPLKIHCATSWINPDSRDQYLIFGAEEGIYTLNLNELHETSMEQLFPRRCTWLYVMNNWLLSISGRASQLYSHNLCGLFEQARQMQKLPVAIPTHKLPDKIIPRKFTVTNKIPDTKGCQKCCVVRNPYTGHKYLCGAFQSSVVLFEWVEAMQRFMLIKSIDITLPCPLEVFEMLVFPEHQYPLICVAVSKGSQPDQVVTFGTVNPNLTTPVFTQPDTPQTCVIHVTQLERDTILVCLDRCIKMVNLQGKLKSNTKLSAELTFNFQIEAIVCLQDSVLAFWRHGMQGRSFKTNEITQEISDNSRIFRLLGSDRSVVLESRPTDNPTAQCNLYILTGHENSY, encoded by the exons ATGATGAACTCGAATTTGGATCTGTCCCGACGGAATCCGCAAGAGGACTTCGAGCTTATTCAGAGAATTGGCAGCGGAACGTATGGGGATGTGTACAAG gCACGCAATGTCAACACTGGAGAGCTGGCTGCTATCAAAGTCATCAAACTGGAACCAG GTGAAGATTTTGCAGTGGTTCAGCAGGAGATTATCATGATGAAGGACTGTAAGCATTCTAACATCGTGGCCTACTTTGGCAGCTATCTCAG GAGAGATAAGTTATGGATCAGTATGGAATACTGCGGAGGGGGTTCACTGCAGGATATCTACCATG TGACTGGTCCTTTGTTAGAATCTCAGATTGCCTATGTGTGTAGGGAAACCCTACAG GGTCTATATTATctccacaacaaaaacaaaatgcacagaGATATAAAG GGAGCAAATATCCTCTTAACAGACAATGGCTATGTCAAACTAG CGGATTTTGGGGTTTCTGCTCAGATCTCACAAACACTAGCGAAGAGGAAGTCCTTCATTGGCACACCCTACTG GATGGCACCAGAGGTTGCTGCAgtggaaagaaagggaggttacAACCAGCTCTGTGATATCTGGGCTGTGGGTATCACAGCCATTGAGCTGGCAGAACTACAGCCTCCCATGTTTGACTTGCATCCCATgag agCTCTCTTCCTAATGTCCAAGAGCAATTTTCAACCTCCCAAACTTAAAGACAAGGTCAAgtg GACAAACAACTTCCATCACTTTGTGAAAGTGGCCTTGACCAAAAACCCAAAGAAGAGACCCACAGCTGACAGATTGCTGCAG CATCCATTTGTGTCTCAACCTCTGAGCCGAACCCTTGCTATCGAGCTTTTGGACAAAGCTAGCAACCCTGACCACACCCCCTTTAGTGACCTGGACGACGAGGACCCTGATCTGGAG TCACCTGTCTCCGTCCCACATCGGATTCGCTCGACTAGCCGAAGCTCAAGAGACGGGAAAACTCTGTCCGAGATCAACT tTGGTCAGGTGAAGTTTGACCCTCCTATGAGGAAGGAGACAGAACCTCATCATGAGCAG GAGCTCCAGCTGGAACCCCAGAGCCTTTTGAATGATCATAA gAGTCTCTTAAagagtgtggaggaggagcTTAATCAGAG GGGTCATGTGACGCATTTAgaggatgacgatgatgatgatgattgtggtggtggtggtgggggtgatGAAGCTGTACA CCGTAAAACGTCCACCATGAGGCCCAAAGTGCCTCCACCATTACCGCCCAAG cCGAAGTGTTTGAGTCCAGTTCAGAATGGTCCGGAAGAGCACAGCAGCAGTCATGGCACAATTAAACGCTGTCCAAGCACCCCAAACCCCACCCCTTCAGCTCGTCCTTCCTCCTGTGTCCCTCCCAGGCCGCCACCCCCTCGTCTGCCCCCTCATAGACGTAGTAGTCTAG GTAGTGGGGTGAGTCCTGTTCAgcagaatggagagagggagaggcagtcCACGTTACCCACAATACCGATCCGCAAGAACAAGGACATTCCA AAACCCATTAGCAATGGTCTGCCTCCAACACCCAAAGTACAt ATGGGGGCGTGTTTTGCTAAAGTGTTTAACGGCTGTCCATTAAAGATCCACTGTGCCACGTCCTGGATTAACCCGGACAGCCGGG ATCAGTATTTGATATTTGGAGCCGAGGAGGGGATTTACACCCTAAATTTGAACGAGTTGCATGAGACTTCCATGGAACAG CTTTTTCCACGGAGATGCACCTGGCTCTATGTGATGAACAATTGGCTGTTGTCCATATCTG GAAGGGCCTCCCAACTGTACTCTCATAACCTGTGTGGCCTCTTTGAGCAAGCTCGGCAGATGCAGAAGCTACCGGTTGCCATACCAACGCATAAACTCCCAGATAAAATCATTCCAAG gAAGTTTACAGTGACCAATAAGATTCCAGATACAAAGGGATGTCAgaagtgttgtgttg tgcGTAACCCTTATACAGGCCATAAGTACCTGTGTGGAGCATTCCAGTCCAGTGTGGTCCTGTTTGAGTGGGTGGAGGCCATGCAGCGCTTCATGCTtattaag AGCATAGACATCACTTTGCCATGCCCACTGGAAGTGTTTGAGATGCTGGTTTTTCCAGAGCACCAGTATCCTCTCATCTGTGTCGCAGTTAGCAAGGGCAGTCAACCTGACCAGGTCGTCACCTTTGGCACGGTCAACCCCAATCTAACCACACCTGTCTTCACTCAGCCTG acacTCCTCAGACCTGTGTCATTCATGTCACgcagctggagagagacacCATTTTAGTTTGCCTGGACC GTTGTATTAAGATGGTGAATTTACAAGGAAAGTTAAAATCCAACACTAAGCTCTCTGCTGAACTCACTTTTAACTTCCAGATTGAGGCAATAG TGTGTCTTCAAGATAGTGTTCTAGCCTTTTGGAGACATGGGATGCAAGGTCGCAGCTTCAAAACAAATGAG ATCACCCAGGAAATCTCTGACAACAGTCGCATCTTCAGACTGCTGGGTTCTGACAG GTCAGTGGTGCTTGAAAGTCGGCCAACAGACAACCCCACTGCCCAGTGTAACCTGTATATTCTAACTGGCCACGAGAACAGCTACTGA
- the morn2 gene encoding MORN repeat-containing protein 2, translating to MTDTGKREVSYVFPNGDTYEGECFRNSEGVLMRAGMGTQTSASGLTYSGEWTNDMMNGSGTLRHPSGAVYEGHFRDNMYDGTGTYHFPDGSKCMGTFKNNRLEGKGEFIDSQGIVWTGNFEDKKVQTLFLKDNM from the exons ATGACTG ACACCGGGAAGAGAGAGGTATCATACGTTTTTCCAAATGGAGACACATAtg agGGGGAGTGCTTTCGTAATTCTGAGGGCGTGTTAATGAGGGCAGGTATGGGAACACAGACATCAGCTAGTGGACTGACATATAGTGGAGAATGGACCAATGATATG ATGAATGGCAGTGGGACTCTACGTCATCCCTCAGGAGCAGTGTATGAGGGCCACTTTAGAGACAACATGTACGATGGGACTGGAACATATCACTTTCCAGACGGGAGCAAATGCATGGGTACCTTCAAAAACAACAG GTTGGAAGGAAAGGGAGAATTCATTGACTCTCAGGGTATTGTATGGACTGGAAACTTTGAAGACAAAAAGGTCCAGACATTATTCCTCAAAGACAACATGTAG
- the thumpd2 gene encoding THUMP domain-containing protein 2, with amino-acid sequence MGEEYDCIRYYCTAGSGMEPFLVEEVKSKLSATDVDHISGRVFFSTCAPLEHVTKLKSAERLFLLIRRDPPISLPKFAARTISKIQRSIIGDLNSWIHTLSIWSRLVEELKPVSGRGQKRKREEEDETRVNDKSLRNEETLLGQTSPTFRVNCRCSGAVMCSFTSQDFSRIIGTAIRRQLGWKVDLREPDLEVNVSINDDHCILGIPLLKCSLASRSYIKHSGLRSTVAWTMASLCSIQEGCVILDPMCGVGTVLLEAAQECSSTLFIGMDCSAAQLLKAAENVETAGLGGRVELLQSSAMEIPLPSNSVDGVICDVPFGRKFSCGTNVTVALPKLIREMERVLSVNGSLVLLLSLQLSALLKKLLSPDRCLLATDPLTNKNTSNIDSSDTHTNTCRPDTDTHSNKHSSEGDIQLSPCTLQLQSIYRVSLGNTDGLIHKYLKTMYGHTATKAHTHKDIDIQK; translated from the exons ATGGGGGAAGAATATGATTGTATACGGTATTACTGTACTGCTGGCAGTGGCATGGAGCCCTTTCTCGTGGAGGAAGTAAAGAGCAAACTCTCTGCAACAGAT GTTGACCACATCTCTGGGAGAGTGTTCTTTAGCACTTGTGCACCTTTAGAGCACGTCACGAAACTGAAATCAGCAGAGAGGCTGTTCTTGCTTATCAGGAGAGACCCACCCATTTCCCTCCCAAAATTTGCAG CTAGAACAATTAGTAAAATTCAGAGAAGCATCATTGGTGATCTAAACAGTTGGATTCACACCCTGTCCATTTGGAGCCGCTTGGTGGAGGAGCTAAAACCTGTGAGTGGACGGGGtcagaaaaggaagagagaggaagaggatgaaacAAGAGTAAATGACAAAAGTTTAAGAAACGAAGA aacattATTAGGACAAACCTCACCTACTTTCAGAGTGAACTGTCGCTGCAGTGGAGCTGTCATGTGCTCTTTTACCTcccag GACTTTAGTCGGATAATTGGGACAGCCATCAGACGACAACTGGGATGGAAAGTAGACCTTAGAGAGCCTGATCTGGAA GTGAATGTATCAATAAATGATGACCATTGTATACTGGGGATCCCTCTTTTGAA GTGTTCCTTAGCCAGTCGTAGTTATATCAAGCACAGCGGTCTTAGGTCTACTGTCGCCTGGACCATGGCTTCTCTCTGCTCAATACAG GAAGGCTGTGTTATTTTAGACCCCATGTGTGGAGTTGGCACAGTTCTTCTGGAGGCCGCCCAGGAGTGTTCC aGTACATTGTTTATTGGCATGGACTGTTCAGCAGCTCAGTTACTGAAAGCTGCAGAGAACGTGGAGACAGCTGGCCTTGGTGGGAGAGTGGAACTACTGCAGTCTTCGGCTATGG AGATTCCACTGCCATCTAACTCTGTGGATGGTGTAATCTGTGATGTCCCTTTTGGCAGAAAGTTTAGCTGTGGAACAAATGTGACTGTTGCATTGCCAAAGCTCatcagagaaatggagag AGTTCTTTCTGTCAATGGATCCTTGGTTCTTCTTTTGAGTCTCCAGCTTTCAGCCCTGCTTAAGAAATTGCTCAGTCCAGACAGATGCTTGTTAGCCACAGACCCACTCACcaacaaaaacaccagtaaCATAGAtagttcagacacacacaccaacacatgtaggccagacacagatacacacagcaacaaacacagctcagaaGGAGACATACAGTTGTCTCCCTGCACACTACAACTACAGAGTATATACAGAGTCAGTTTAGGAAACACAGATGGTCTCATACACAAATACTTAAAGACAATGTATGGACACACTGCAACTAAAGCACACACTCATAAAGATATAGATATCCAGAAGTAg
- the map4k3b gene encoding mitogen-activated protein kinase kinase kinase kinase 3 isoform X1, whose translation MMNSNLDLSRRNPQEDFELIQRIGSGTYGDVYKARNVNTGELAAIKVIKLEPGEDFAVVQQEIIMMKDCKHSNIVAYFGSYLRRDKLWISMEYCGGGSLQDIYHVTGPLLESQIAYVCRETLQGLYYLHNKNKMHRDIKGANILLTDNGYVKLADFGVSAQISQTLAKRKSFIGTPYWMAPEVAAVERKGGYNQLCDIWAVGITAIELAELQPPMFDLHPMRALFLMSKSNFQPPKLKDKVKWTNNFHHFVKVALTKNPKKRPTADRLLQHPFVSQPLSRTLAIELLDKASNPDHTPFSDLDDEDPDLESPVSVPHRIRSTSRSSRDGKTLSEINFGQVKFDPPMRKETEPHHEQELQLEPQSLLNDHKSLLKSVEEELNQRGHVTHLEDDDDDDDCGGGGGGDEAVHRKTSTMRPKVPPPLPPKPKCLSPVQNGPEEHSSSHGTIKRCPSTPNPTPSARPSSCVPPRPPPPRLPPHRRSSLGNEPIESTNTDACWDTEGEVGSYKFWEWLHAEQKEEEEEQSSGVSPVQQNGERERQSTLPTSSLHIHQKPISNGLPPTPKVHMGACFAKVFNGCPLKIHCATSWINPDSRDQYLIFGAEEGIYTLNLNELHETSMEQLFPRRCTWLYVMNNWLLSISGRASQLYSHNLCGLFEQARQMQKLPVAIPTHKLPDKIIPRKFTVTNKIPDTKGCQKCCVVRNPYTGHKYLCGAFQSSVVLFEWVEAMQRFMLIKSIDITLPCPLEVFEMLVFPEHQYPLICVAVSKGSQPDQVVTFGTVNPNLTTPVFTQPDTPQTCVIHVTQLERDTILVCLDRCIKMVNLQGKLKSNTKLSAELTFNFQIEAIVCLQDSVLAFWRHGMQGRSFKTNEITQEISDNSRIFRLLGSDRSVVLESRPTDNPTAQCNLYILTGHENSY comes from the exons ATGATGAACTCGAATTTGGATCTGTCCCGACGGAATCCGCAAGAGGACTTCGAGCTTATTCAGAGAATTGGCAGCGGAACGTATGGGGATGTGTACAAG gCACGCAATGTCAACACTGGAGAGCTGGCTGCTATCAAAGTCATCAAACTGGAACCAG GTGAAGATTTTGCAGTGGTTCAGCAGGAGATTATCATGATGAAGGACTGTAAGCATTCTAACATCGTGGCCTACTTTGGCAGCTATCTCAG GAGAGATAAGTTATGGATCAGTATGGAATACTGCGGAGGGGGTTCACTGCAGGATATCTACCATG TGACTGGTCCTTTGTTAGAATCTCAGATTGCCTATGTGTGTAGGGAAACCCTACAG GGTCTATATTATctccacaacaaaaacaaaatgcacagaGATATAAAG GGAGCAAATATCCTCTTAACAGACAATGGCTATGTCAAACTAG CGGATTTTGGGGTTTCTGCTCAGATCTCACAAACACTAGCGAAGAGGAAGTCCTTCATTGGCACACCCTACTG GATGGCACCAGAGGTTGCTGCAgtggaaagaaagggaggttacAACCAGCTCTGTGATATCTGGGCTGTGGGTATCACAGCCATTGAGCTGGCAGAACTACAGCCTCCCATGTTTGACTTGCATCCCATgag agCTCTCTTCCTAATGTCCAAGAGCAATTTTCAACCTCCCAAACTTAAAGACAAGGTCAAgtg GACAAACAACTTCCATCACTTTGTGAAAGTGGCCTTGACCAAAAACCCAAAGAAGAGACCCACAGCTGACAGATTGCTGCAG CATCCATTTGTGTCTCAACCTCTGAGCCGAACCCTTGCTATCGAGCTTTTGGACAAAGCTAGCAACCCTGACCACACCCCCTTTAGTGACCTGGACGACGAGGACCCTGATCTGGAG TCACCTGTCTCCGTCCCACATCGGATTCGCTCGACTAGCCGAAGCTCAAGAGACGGGAAAACTCTGTCCGAGATCAACT tTGGTCAGGTGAAGTTTGACCCTCCTATGAGGAAGGAGACAGAACCTCATCATGAGCAG GAGCTCCAGCTGGAACCCCAGAGCCTTTTGAATGATCATAA gAGTCTCTTAAagagtgtggaggaggagcTTAATCAGAG GGGTCATGTGACGCATTTAgaggatgacgatgatgatgatgattgtggtggtggtggtgggggtgatGAAGCTGTACA CCGTAAAACGTCCACCATGAGGCCCAAAGTGCCTCCACCATTACCGCCCAAG cCGAAGTGTTTGAGTCCAGTTCAGAATGGTCCGGAAGAGCACAGCAGCAGTCATGGCACAATTAAACGCTGTCCAAGCACCCCAAACCCCACCCCTTCAGCTCGTCCTTCCTCCTGTGTCCCTCCCAGGCCGCCACCCCCTCGTCTGCCCCCTCATAGACGTAGTAGTCTAGGTAACGAGCCCATTGAGAGCACAAATACAGATGCATGCTGGGATACAGAAGGGGAAGTTGGGAGTTATAAGTTCTGGGAATGGCTTCATGCTGAgcagaaggaagaggaggaggaacaga GTAGTGGGGTGAGTCCTGTTCAgcagaatggagagagggagaggcagtcCACGTTACCCACA TCATCTCTGCACATTCATCAGAAACCCATTAGCAATGGTCTGCCTCCAACACCCAAAGTACAt ATGGGGGCGTGTTTTGCTAAAGTGTTTAACGGCTGTCCATTAAAGATCCACTGTGCCACGTCCTGGATTAACCCGGACAGCCGGG ATCAGTATTTGATATTTGGAGCCGAGGAGGGGATTTACACCCTAAATTTGAACGAGTTGCATGAGACTTCCATGGAACAG CTTTTTCCACGGAGATGCACCTGGCTCTATGTGATGAACAATTGGCTGTTGTCCATATCTG GAAGGGCCTCCCAACTGTACTCTCATAACCTGTGTGGCCTCTTTGAGCAAGCTCGGCAGATGCAGAAGCTACCGGTTGCCATACCAACGCATAAACTCCCAGATAAAATCATTCCAAG gAAGTTTACAGTGACCAATAAGATTCCAGATACAAAGGGATGTCAgaagtgttgtgttg tgcGTAACCCTTATACAGGCCATAAGTACCTGTGTGGAGCATTCCAGTCCAGTGTGGTCCTGTTTGAGTGGGTGGAGGCCATGCAGCGCTTCATGCTtattaag AGCATAGACATCACTTTGCCATGCCCACTGGAAGTGTTTGAGATGCTGGTTTTTCCAGAGCACCAGTATCCTCTCATCTGTGTCGCAGTTAGCAAGGGCAGTCAACCTGACCAGGTCGTCACCTTTGGCACGGTCAACCCCAATCTAACCACACCTGTCTTCACTCAGCCTG acacTCCTCAGACCTGTGTCATTCATGTCACgcagctggagagagacacCATTTTAGTTTGCCTGGACC GTTGTATTAAGATGGTGAATTTACAAGGAAAGTTAAAATCCAACACTAAGCTCTCTGCTGAACTCACTTTTAACTTCCAGATTGAGGCAATAG TGTGTCTTCAAGATAGTGTTCTAGCCTTTTGGAGACATGGGATGCAAGGTCGCAGCTTCAAAACAAATGAG ATCACCCAGGAAATCTCTGACAACAGTCGCATCTTCAGACTGCTGGGTTCTGACAG GTCAGTGGTGCTTGAAAGTCGGCCAACAGACAACCCCACTGCCCAGTGTAACCTGTATATTCTAACTGGCCACGAGAACAGCTACTGA
- the arhgef33 gene encoding rho guanine nucleotide exchange factor 33 — MENGKLEEADTHINETDLHIVQLQALWAELKAGLGDVIQDVSALQQNHIIFEEKVSTHQRDTNDKILSLRNTLNTLQEDLSSALSQISELSSRQKELQRDLDLFQSRQERKDSRGEESVDGHASLSSQTELSLIQHYISSLPSNQTSHSEQGSTVQSPRNRTRSPVWRERKDSKDLTQQNNHEISQRQTAALELLESERVYVSYLSLLLKANITFNGSESANLKDKRPFPSSLRFLIQQHLELLHLLQERVLKCQWQGIMGDVFLRLTSKESDFLDHYVSYLKELPECLSVVSLFSSSSSKTPGLLEGDIMGDETRPPLHTLLLQPVQRIPEYLGLLQGLLQQTESEHPDYYLLLVCVQHLRSFTTQYNHLLQHNQDLLTHTHGIREHTHNLRTHQQDRAPHSRKELSRCSVKQLYKAVEYESGSHYSTSNALLDPVPGLRRSKQAAVRRYPDWEAEPNRYDPEIPSPVSFLSDSETRLKPPPGPLHSIPETEGPGSALADAIGAFLPYGGGNSHCSSPSHSSDSSIDIAFVRCSPSHSPAHQSHTGGRNSGSGVYRTGRGCVSPDSVGMMRPRPLQAVQRKSKSLNGLQLDSIDSHVHQIKNPAHPRLERQSSAKSRLRHSSPQRRHDTHTHTDTEEQAQHTHKKDSGSPVWGEELKWRGMSDESGHIPLSERSRKQEGKGFRSSFKKLFKKKSSGDSKDKAGEKTDSQSCNELDSVRPNRATHPGDIDRGTAV, encoded by the exons ATGGAAAATGGCAAACTGGAAG AAGCGGATACGCACATCAATGAGACAGACCTGCACATAGTTCAG TTACAGGCTCTGTGGGCGGAGCTGAAGGCAGGACTTGGAGATGTCATCCAGGATGTCTCCGCCTTGCAGCAGAATCACATCATATTTGAAGAGAAAGTATCCACTCACCAGAGAGACACGAATGACAAGATCCTTTCTCTACGAAACACACTCAATACGTTACAG GAAGACCTGAGCAGCGCTCTATCTCAAATCTCTGAGCTCAGCAGCAGACAGAAGGAGCTACAAAGAGACTTGGACCTTTTCCAGAGTAGGCAAGAGAG GAAAGACTCCAGGGGGGAGGAGTCAGTGGATGGCCATGCTTCTCTTTCCAGTCAAACAGAACTCAGCCTCATACAGCACTACATCAGCAGCCTTCCGTCCAATCAGA catCCCACTCAGAGCAGGGCAGTACTGTTCAGTCTCCAAGAAATCGGACCAGATCTCCagtgtggagggagagaaaagacagcaaAGACCTCACACAACAGAATAACCATGAGATCA GTCAGAGGCAGACAGCTGCTCTGGAGCTGTTGGAGTCTGAGAGAGTATACGTCTCTTACCTTTCCCTCCTGCTGAAGGCCAATATTACCTTCAATGGCTCAGAGAGTGCTAACCTCAAAGACAAAAg GCCATTCCCTTCATCACTGCGTTTTCTGATCCAGCAGCACTTGGAACTATTGCATCTCCTCCAGGAGCGTGTTCTCAAGTGCCAGTGGCAAGGCATCATGGGAGACGTATTCCTCAGGCTCACCAGTAAAGAG AGTGATTTCTTAGACCACTACGTGTCGTATCTGAAGGAGCTTCCAGAATGCTTGTCTGTTGTAAGCCTTTTCTCATCCAGCTCCTCAAAAACCCCAGGACTACTGGAG GGTGACATCATGGGAGATGAGACACGCCCACCTCTCCACACTCTTCTCCTTCAGCCCGTCCAACGTATCCCAGAATACCTTGGGCTCTTACAG ggCTTGCTCCAGCAGACAGAATCAGAACATCCTGACTATTACttgctgctggtgtgtgtgcagCACCTTCGCTCCTTCACCACTCAGTACAACCACCTGCTCCAACACAACCAGGacctcctcactcacacacatggcatccgtgagcacacacacaacctgcgcACACACCAACAGGACCGAGCCCCGCACTCTCGCAAGGAGCTCAGCAG aTGTTCAGTGAAACAGCTCTATAAGGCAGTGGAGTATGAGAGTGGCTCTCACTACAGCACCAGTAATGCACTACT tgacCCAGTGCCAGGGTTGAGACGCAGTAAGCAGGCAGCCGTGAGACGTTACCCAGACTGGGAGGCGGAGCCTAATCGTTACGACCCTGAGATTCCATCTCCCGTGTCTTTCTTATCTGATTCAGAGACACGTCTGAAACCTCCTCCTGGGCCTTTACACAGTATCCCAGAGACTGAAGGACCAGGCTCCGCCCTTGCTGATGCCATAGGGGCGTTCCTTCCATACGGAGGCGGGAACTCTCACTGCTCAAGCCCTTCCCACTCATCTGATTCCAGTATCGACATTGCTTTTGTCCGCTGTAGCCCCTCTCATAGCCCAGCACACCAATCACACACAGGAGGGCGTAACAGCGGAAGCGGGGTTTACAGGACAGGCCGTGGCTGCGTGTCACCTGATTCTGTGGGGATGATGAGGCCACGCCCCTTACAAGCAGTCCAGCGGAAGAGCAAATCTTTAAATGGCTTGCAGTTGGACAGTATCGACAGTCACGTCCATCAGATAAAAAATCCCGCCCACCCAAGGCTGGAGCGCCAATCAAGCGCTAAGTCAAGGCTAAGACACAGTAGTCCTCAACGACGACatgacacgcatacacacacagacactgaagagcaagcacaacacacacataagaag GACTCTGGCAGTCCAGTCTGGGGGGAGGAGCTAAAGTGGAGGGGCATGTCCGACGAGAGCGGCCATATCCCACTGAGTGAGCGCAGCCGGAAGCAGGAAGGAAAAGGGTTCAGGAGCTCCTTCAAGAAACTCTTCAAGAAGAA gtccAGTGGAGATAGTAAGGACAAAGCcggagagaagacagacagtcagagctgCAATGAGCTGGACTCTGTGAGGCCTAACAGAGCTACTCATCCTGGAGATATCGACAGAGGAACAGCAGTgtag